In Tolypothrix sp. NIES-4075, the following proteins share a genomic window:
- a CDS encoding phycocyanobilin:ferredoxin oxidoreductase: MSVTSTPSLREQQHPLIRQLADTIEAAWHKHLDLSPYHLPAELGYVEGRLEGEKLTIENRCYQTPQFRKMHLELAKVGTMLDILHCVMFPRPEYDLPMFGCDLVGGRGQISAAIADLSPLSQRTLPEAYNSELSALPAPNFSQPRDLPEWGDIFSEFCIFVRPGSPEEETLFLSRVRDFLDIHCTRAIASHPASPEQVLKIIAGQHNYCTKQQQNDKTRRVLEKAFGSDWAENYMTTVLFDLPN; this comes from the coding sequence ATGTCAGTTACTTCTACACCCTCACTGCGCGAGCAACAACATCCTTTAATTCGTCAGTTAGCTGATACTATTGAGGCAGCTTGGCACAAGCACCTTGATTTATCACCTTACCATTTGCCTGCGGAGTTGGGATATGTGGAAGGTAGACTCGAAGGTGAGAAACTTACGATTGAAAATCGCTGCTATCAAACACCGCAGTTCCGCAAGATGCACTTGGAACTAGCCAAAGTGGGAACTATGTTAGATATTCTGCACTGCGTCATGTTTCCCCGTCCAGAATACGACTTACCCATGTTTGGTTGCGATTTAGTCGGGGGTAGAGGTCAAATTAGTGCTGCGATCGCTGATTTATCTCCGCTTTCACAACGCACTTTACCAGAAGCGTATAATTCTGAACTTTCTGCATTACCTGCACCAAACTTTTCTCAACCCCGTGACTTACCGGAATGGGGAGATATCTTTTCGGAATTTTGTATCTTTGTTCGTCCCGGTTCTCCCGAAGAAGAAACGCTGTTTTTGTCACGAGTGCGAGACTTTTTAGATATTCATTGTACGAGAGCGATCGCTTCTCATCCCGCTTCACCAGAACAAGTATTAAAAATCATCGCCGGACAGCATAATTACTGTACCAAACAGCAACAAAACGACAAAACCCGTCGCGTACTTGAAAAAGCATTTGGTTCAGATTGGGCTGAAAATTATATGACTACAGTGTTATTTGACCTACCAAATTAA